A DNA window from Citrobacter tructae contains the following coding sequences:
- the tmk gene encoding dTMP kinase: MGSNYIVIEGLEGAGKTTARDVVVETLEQLGIRDMVFTREPGGTQLAEKLRSLVLDIKSVGDEIITDKAEVLMFYAARVQLVETVIKPALAKGTWVIGDRHDLSTQAYQGGGRGIDQTMLATLRDAVLGDFRPDLTLYLDVTPEVGLKRARARGELDRIEQESFDFFNRTRARYLELAAKDPSIRTIDATQPLEAVMNDIRSTITHWVQEQDA, from the coding sequence ATGGGCAGTAATTATATCGTCATCGAGGGCCTGGAAGGCGCCGGGAAAACCACTGCGCGCGATGTAGTGGTGGAGACACTTGAGCAACTCGGTATTCGCGACATGGTGTTTACCCGCGAGCCCGGTGGAACCCAGCTGGCAGAGAAATTAAGAAGCCTGGTGCTGGACATCAAGTCGGTCGGTGATGAGATTATTACCGATAAAGCGGAAGTGCTGATGTTCTATGCCGCACGCGTTCAGTTGGTAGAAACCGTGATTAAGCCCGCGCTGGCAAAAGGTACCTGGGTGATTGGCGATCGTCACGATCTGTCGACCCAGGCCTATCAGGGCGGCGGTCGGGGGATCGACCAAACGATGCTGGCAACTCTGCGTGATGCGGTACTCGGTGATTTTCGTCCAGACCTGACTCTCTATCTGGATGTAACACCTGAAGTCGGTTTAAAGCGTGCTCGCGCCCGTGGTGAGCTGGACCGCATTGAACAGGAGTCTTTTGATTTCTTCAATCGCACCCGTGCCCGCTATCTGGAATTGGCGGCGAAAGATCCCAGCATTCGTACCATTGATGCCACGCAGCCGCTTGAGGCTGTCATGAATGATATCCGTAGCACCATTACTCACTGGGTGCAGGAGCAGGACGCATGA
- the holB gene encoding DNA polymerase III subunit delta' — MKWYPWLRPDFEKLVASYQAGRGHHALLIQALPGMGDDALIYALSRYLMCQQPEGHKSCGHCRGCQLMQAGTHPDYYSLLPEKGKSTLGVDAVREISEKLYEHSRLGGAKVVWIPDAAQLTDAAANALLKTLEEPPAQTWFFLATIEPARLLATLRSRCRLHHLAPPVESYSVSWLAREVTAPQDALLSALRLSAGSPGAALTLLQAESWAHRSDFCAALANTLHSGDWYLLLAALNHEQAAARLHWLATLLTDALKRPYGVAHLTNPDALALISSIAERFSVAQIQAILGDVCHCRQQLLNVTGVNRELVLTDLILRIEHYLQPGTVLPVPHL, encoded by the coding sequence ATGAAATGGTACCCATGGTTACGACCCGATTTTGAAAAACTGGTCGCCAGTTATCAGGCGGGTCGCGGTCACCATGCGTTACTGATTCAGGCGTTACCCGGCATGGGTGACGATGCGCTGATTTATGCCCTCAGCCGTTATCTGATGTGCCAGCAGCCGGAAGGACATAAAAGCTGCGGGCATTGCCGTGGCTGCCAGTTGATGCAGGCAGGAACGCATCCTGATTATTACTCATTGCTGCCGGAGAAAGGGAAAAGTACGCTGGGTGTGGATGCCGTGCGTGAAATCAGTGAAAAGCTGTACGAGCATTCCCGTCTTGGCGGCGCCAAGGTAGTGTGGATCCCCGATGCCGCCCAGTTAACGGATGCTGCGGCCAATGCCTTACTGAAGACGCTGGAAGAGCCGCCAGCGCAAACCTGGTTTTTCCTTGCCACTATCGAGCCGGCGCGCTTACTTGCCACATTGCGTAGCCGCTGTCGATTGCATCACCTTGCGCCCCCGGTGGAATCGTATTCGGTTTCCTGGCTGGCCCGCGAAGTGACTGCCCCGCAGGATGCACTTCTTAGCGCATTACGCCTGAGCGCGGGGTCCCCTGGGGCTGCATTAACGCTGCTCCAGGCAGAAAGCTGGGCACACCGTAGTGATTTCTGTGCAGCGCTGGCGAACACCTTGCACTCCGGAGACTGGTATCTCCTGCTGGCGGCGCTGAACCATGAACAGGCAGCCGCCCGTTTACACTGGCTGGCCACGCTGCTTACCGATGCGCTTAAACGCCCGTATGGCGTTGCTCATTTAACGAATCCTGATGCGCTGGCATTGATATCATCAATTGCTGAACGGTTTTCTGTCGCTCAGATTCAGGCGATACTTGGTGACGTTTGTCATTGTCGCCAACAGTTGCTAAACGTGACGGGTGTAAACCGTGAACTGGTATTAACCGATCTTATCCTGCGTATTGAGCATTACCTGCAACCAGGCACCGTACTGCCTGTTCCCCATCTTTGA
- the ptsG gene encoding PTS glucose transporter subunit IIBC, with amino-acid sequence MFKNAFANLQKVGKSLMLPVSVLPIAGILLGVGSANFSWLPAVVSHVMAEAGGSVFANMPLIFAIGVALGFTNNDGVSALASVVAYGIMVKTMSVVAPLVLHLPAEEIAAKHLADTGVLGGIISGAIAAYMFNRFYRIKLPEYLGFFAGKRFVPIISGLAAIFTGVVLSFIWPPIGTAIQTFSQWAAYQNPVVAFGIYGFIERCLVPFGLHHIWNVPFQMQIGEYTNAAGQVFHGDIPRYMAGDPTAGMLSGGFLFKMYGLPAAAIAIWHSAKPENRAKVGGIMISAALTSFLTGITEPIEFSFMFVAPILYIIHAILAGLAFPICILLGMRDGTSFSHGLIDFIVLSGNSSKLWLFPIVGIGYAIIYYTIFRVLIKALDLKTPGREDATEDSKAAATGEMAPALVAAFGGKENITNLDACITRLRVSVADVAKVDQAGLKKLGAAGVVVAGSGVQAIFGTKSDNLKTEMDEYIRNS; translated from the coding sequence ATGTTTAAGAATGCATTTGCTAACCTGCAAAAGGTCGGTAAATCGCTGATGCTGCCGGTATCCGTACTCCCAATTGCAGGTATCCTGCTGGGTGTCGGTTCCGCTAACTTCAGCTGGCTGCCAGCCGTTGTATCGCACGTAATGGCAGAAGCAGGCGGTTCTGTTTTTGCTAACATGCCGCTGATTTTCGCCATCGGTGTGGCGTTAGGCTTCACCAACAATGACGGTGTTTCCGCACTGGCGTCAGTGGTTGCCTACGGCATCATGGTTAAGACCATGTCTGTGGTTGCGCCGCTGGTTCTGCATTTACCTGCTGAAGAAATCGCAGCAAAACACTTGGCCGATACCGGTGTTCTCGGAGGGATTATCTCCGGTGCGATTGCAGCGTACATGTTCAACCGTTTCTACCGCATCAAACTGCCTGAGTATCTTGGCTTCTTTGCCGGTAAGCGCTTCGTTCCAATTATTTCTGGTCTGGCTGCCATCTTTACGGGTGTGGTCCTGTCCTTCATTTGGCCGCCGATCGGTACTGCTATTCAGACGTTCTCTCAATGGGCCGCCTACCAGAACCCGGTTGTCGCGTTCGGTATTTATGGCTTCATTGAACGCTGCCTGGTACCGTTTGGTCTGCACCATATCTGGAACGTTCCATTCCAGATGCAGATCGGTGAATACACCAACGCTGCAGGTCAGGTGTTCCACGGTGATATTCCTCGCTATATGGCGGGTGACCCGACAGCGGGTATGCTGTCCGGTGGTTTCCTGTTCAAAATGTACGGTTTGCCGGCTGCCGCTATAGCTATCTGGCATTCTGCAAAACCAGAAAACCGCGCGAAAGTGGGCGGTATCATGATCTCCGCAGCGTTGACCTCGTTCCTGACCGGTATTACCGAGCCGATCGAGTTCTCCTTCATGTTTGTTGCGCCGATCCTGTACATCATCCACGCGATTCTGGCAGGCCTGGCATTCCCGATCTGTATCCTGCTGGGTATGCGTGACGGTACGTCGTTCTCTCACGGTCTGATCGATTTCATCGTTCTGTCCGGAAACAGCAGCAAACTGTGGCTGTTCCCGATTGTCGGTATCGGTTATGCAATTATTTACTACACCATCTTCCGTGTGCTGATCAAAGCGCTGGACCTCAAAACCCCAGGTCGTGAAGATGCTACTGAAGACAGCAAAGCTGCCGCAACGGGCGAAATGGCTCCGGCTCTGGTTGCTGCATTCGGCGGTAAAGAAAACATCACTAACCTTGATGCGTGCATCACACGTCTGCGTGTCAGCGTTGCTGATGTTGCCAAAGTGGATCAGGCTGGCCTGAAGAAACTGGGTGCTGCAGGTGTGGTGGTTGCTGGTTCCGGTGTTCAGGCTATCTTCGGGACCAAGTCCGATAACCTGAAAACTGAAATGGATGAATACATCCGTAACAGCTAA
- a CDS encoding metal-dependent hydrolase translates to MFLVDSHCHLDGLDYQSLHKDVDDVLAKAAARDVKFCLAVATTLRGYRSMRDLVGERDNVVFSCGVHPLNQDETYDVEDLRRFAAEEGVVAMGETGLDYFYTPETKVRQQESFIHHIQIGRELQKPVIVHTRDARADTLSILREENVTDCGGVLHCFTEDRETAGKLLDLGFYISFSGIVTFRNAEQLRDAARYVPLDRLLVETDSPYLAPVPHRGKENQPAMVRDVAEYMAVLKGVAVEELAQITTDNFARLFHIDASRLQSIR, encoded by the coding sequence ATGTTTTTAGTCGACTCACACTGCCATCTTGATGGCCTGGATTATCAATCTCTGCATAAGGACGTGGATGACGTGCTGGCGAAAGCGGCGGCGCGTGATGTGAAGTTTTGTCTTGCTGTGGCGACCACGTTACGCGGATATCGCAGTATGCGCGACCTGGTCGGCGAGCGTGACAATGTGGTTTTCTCCTGCGGCGTGCATCCGTTAAATCAGGATGAAACCTATGACGTAGAAGACCTGCGTCGTTTTGCCGCCGAAGAGGGCGTGGTGGCGATGGGCGAAACTGGGCTGGATTACTTTTACACCCCGGAAACAAAAGTTCGCCAGCAGGAGTCGTTCATTCATCACATCCAGATTGGCCGCGAACTGCAAAAGCCGGTGATCGTCCATACCCGCGATGCGCGAGCCGATACGCTGTCAATTCTGCGCGAAGAAAACGTGACGGATTGTGGTGGCGTACTACACTGTTTTACAGAGGACAGAGAAACTGCGGGCAAATTGTTGGATCTCGGATTTTATATCTCTTTTTCTGGCATCGTCACGTTCCGTAACGCTGAGCAGTTACGTGACGCCGCGCGTTATGTTCCTTTGGATCGCTTGTTGGTTGAGACTGACTCCCCGTACCTTGCGCCGGTGCCGCATCGTGGTAAAGAGAACCAGCCCGCCATGGTTCGTGATGTCGCAGAGTATATGGCCGTATTGAAAGGTGTTGCCGTTGAAGAACTGGCGCAAATCACCACTGATAACTTTGCCCGCCTGTTTCACATCGACGCTTCTCGCCTGCAATCTATCCGCTAA
- the yceG gene encoding cell division protein YceG: MKKLLLVVLLLLVVLGIAAGVGMWKVRHLADSKLLIKDETIFTLKAGTGRLALGEQLYADKVINRPRVFQWLLRIEPDLSHFKAGTYRLTPDMTVRDMLQLLESGKEAQFPLRLVEGMRLSDYLKQLRDAPYIKHTLSDDNYATVAEALKLENPEWVEGWFWPDTWMYTANTPDVALLKRAHQKMVKAVDSAWEGRAEGLPYKDKNQLVTMASIIEKETAVASERDQVASVFINRLRIGMRLQTDPTVIYGMGTRYNGKLSRVDLETPTAYNTYTITGLPPGPIAMPGEASLQAAAHPAKTPYLYFVADGKGGHTFNTNLASHNRSVQDYLKVLKEKNGQ, from the coding sequence GCGGACAGTAAACTCTTAATCAAAGATGAGACGATTTTTACGCTGAAAGCGGGGACGGGCCGTCTGGCGCTGGGTGAACAGCTGTATGCTGATAAGGTTATCAATCGTCCGCGCGTATTCCAGTGGCTGCTGCGTATTGAACCCGACCTTTCGCATTTTAAAGCCGGGACTTACCGTTTGACGCCTGATATGACCGTACGAGATATGCTGCAACTGCTGGAAAGCGGTAAAGAAGCGCAGTTCCCGTTACGTCTGGTGGAGGGTATGCGCCTGAGTGATTACCTTAAACAGTTGCGCGATGCGCCGTATATCAAGCATACCCTGAGCGATGACAACTACGCGACCGTAGCCGAGGCGCTGAAGTTGGAAAACCCTGAATGGGTGGAAGGCTGGTTCTGGCCTGATACATGGATGTACACCGCCAATACCCCGGATGTGGCGCTGCTGAAGCGCGCGCACCAAAAAATGGTTAAAGCGGTTGATAGCGCCTGGGAAGGGCGTGCAGAAGGTTTGCCGTATAAAGATAAAAATCAGCTGGTGACCATGGCGTCGATCATTGAAAAAGAAACCGCTGTTGCCAGCGAGCGCGACCAGGTGGCTTCGGTGTTTATTAACCGTCTCCGTATTGGCATGCGCTTACAGACCGATCCGACCGTGATTTATGGGATGGGCACACGGTATAATGGTAAATTGTCGCGTGTCGACCTGGAAACGCCGACCGCATATAACACCTATACCATTACCGGACTGCCACCAGGCCCGATTGCTATGCCAGGCGAAGCCTCATTGCAGGCCGCCGCACATCCGGCGAAAACACCGTATCTTTATTTTGTGGCTGATGGCAAAGGTGGTCACACGTTTAATACCAATCTTGCGAGCCACAACCGATCAGTGCAGGATTACCTGAAAGTGCTTAAGGAAAAAAATGGGCAGTAA